A single genomic interval of Brevundimonas diminuta harbors:
- the yajC gene encoding preprotein translocase subunit YajC, with protein sequence MGAEGGLTAQLIGFAPIIGIFILFYFLLIRPQQKRAKEHATAIAAVKRGDTVVLGSGMIGKVTRVEEAEVNVEIAPSVNVRVVKAMIAEVRNRTAIAANDSKA encoded by the coding sequence ATGGGCGCTGAAGGCGGCTTGACGGCGCAGTTGATCGGGTTTGCGCCCATCATCGGTATTTTCATCCTGTTCTACTTCCTGCTGATCCGTCCGCAGCAGAAGCGCGCCAAGGAACACGCGACCGCCATCGCCGCCGTCAAGCGTGGCGACACCGTCGTCCTGGGCAGCGGCATGATCGGCAAGGTCACCCGCGTCGAAGAGGCCGAGGTCAACGTCGAGATCGCGCCCAGCGTCAACGTGCGCGTGGTCAAGGCCATGATCGCCGAGGTGCGCAACCGCACCGCCATCGCCGCCAACGATTCCAAGGCCTGA
- the surE gene encoding 5'/3'-nucleotidase SurE, with translation MRILLTNDDGIEAEGLECLERIARTLSDDVWVCAPAVEQSGKGRGITLTEPLRVLNLGEKRFAVTGTPTDCVVLAVNDLMPEKPDLVLSGVNRGHNIGEDVSYSGTVAGALQGMAFGIRSIALSQSLERFHDEVVAHWETAEAFAPAIISRLLDQKWANGVVMNLNFPNRPPEAVDQVEVTTQGFRNVGEMHAVRRTDLRGRDYYWMSFRDEKQEHAEGTDLRAIEEGRISVTPLHIDLTHMTSVHDLKKVLGGAPPKTVATAA, from the coding sequence ATGCGAATTCTTCTGACCAACGACGACGGGATCGAGGCCGAAGGCCTGGAGTGCCTAGAGCGGATCGCGCGGACCCTGAGCGACGACGTGTGGGTGTGTGCGCCCGCGGTCGAGCAGTCGGGCAAGGGGCGCGGGATCACCCTGACCGAACCGCTGCGGGTGCTGAACCTGGGCGAGAAGCGGTTCGCGGTGACGGGGACGCCGACCGACTGCGTCGTGCTGGCGGTCAACGATCTGATGCCGGAGAAGCCCGATCTGGTGCTGTCTGGCGTCAATCGCGGGCACAATATCGGCGAGGACGTCAGCTATTCCGGCACGGTGGCGGGCGCCTTGCAGGGGATGGCGTTCGGCATCCGCTCCATCGCCCTGAGCCAGAGCCTGGAGCGGTTCCACGACGAGGTGGTCGCGCACTGGGAGACGGCGGAAGCCTTCGCGCCTGCGATCATCAGCAGGCTGCTGGACCAGAAATGGGCGAACGGGGTGGTGATGAACCTGAACTTCCCCAACCGGCCGCCCGAAGCCGTCGATCAGGTCGAGGTGACGACCCAAGGCTTCCGCAACGTCGGCGAGATGCACGCGGTGCGGCGCACGGACCTGCGCGGACGGGACTATTACTGGATGAGCTTCCGGGACGAAAAGCAGGAGCATGCCGAGGGCACGGATTTGCGGGCCATCGAGGAGGGGCGGATTTCGGTCACGCCGCTGCATATCGACCTGACGCACATGACCAGCGTGCATGACCTGAAGAAGGTGCTGGGCGGAGCGCCGCCCAAGACTGTGGCGACCGCCGCATGA
- the serS gene encoding serine--tRNA ligase, which produces MHDIRAIRENPQVYVAGWSSRGVDEADGLVADILRLDGELRHAQTTGQDALAKRNAASKLIGAAMGRKDMAEADRLKAEVEALKGDIAAAAEVEARVGKELRDLLSAQKNLAAEDVPDGEDEAGNVEVSTWGEPRRTGPSKDHADLGEALGMLDFEAAAKMSGARFAVLKGQLARLERAVGQFMLDMQTDQHGYLEVNPPLLVRDEAMFGTGQLPKFADDLFNASSVIEEDVWLKAAPQGSSDNLGVVQGQLEFILEQLRNRTHHWLIPTAEVSLTNLVRETILSEDDLATPVRMTALTPCFRAEAGSAGRDTRGLIRQHQFSKVEMVSIARPEDSDAEHERMTKCAEAVLKALELPFRRMLLCRGDMGFSAQKTFDLEVWLPSQGTYREISSCSNCGDFQARRMDARFKRAGEKKTEFVHTLNGSGLAVGRTLVAIMENYQQDDGRIAVPKVLQPYMGGVEFVGG; this is translated from the coding sequence ATGCACGACATCAGAGCCATTCGCGAGAACCCCCAGGTTTACGTGGCGGGCTGGTCGTCGCGCGGGGTGGATGAGGCAGACGGGCTGGTGGCGGACATCCTGCGGCTGGACGGCGAACTGCGCCACGCCCAGACGACGGGTCAGGACGCCCTGGCCAAGCGCAACGCGGCCTCCAAGCTGATCGGCGCCGCCATGGGGCGCAAGGACATGGCCGAGGCCGACCGGCTGAAGGCCGAGGTCGAGGCGCTGAAAGGCGATATCGCGGCGGCGGCCGAGGTCGAGGCGCGGGTTGGCAAGGAACTGCGCGACCTGCTGTCGGCGCAGAAGAACCTGGCGGCCGAGGATGTGCCGGACGGCGAGGACGAGGCGGGCAATGTCGAGGTCTCGACCTGGGGCGAGCCGCGTCGGACGGGGCCGTCCAAGGATCATGCCGACCTGGGCGAGGCCCTGGGGATGCTGGACTTTGAGGCGGCGGCGAAGATGTCGGGCGCGCGGTTCGCAGTGCTGAAGGGGCAACTCGCGCGGCTGGAACGGGCCGTGGGGCAGTTCATGCTGGATATGCAGACGGACCAGCATGGGTATCTGGAAGTGAACCCGCCGCTGCTGGTTCGGGACGAGGCGATGTTCGGGACCGGGCAGTTGCCGAAGTTTGCTGACGACCTATTCAATGCCTCGAGTGTGATTGAAGAAGATGTTTGGCTGAAAGCTGCGCCTCAAGGCAGCAGCGACAATCTTGGCGTCGTGCAGGGGCAGCTGGAATTTATCCTCGAGCAACTGAGAAATCGCACTCATCATTGGCTTATCCCCACAGCCGAAGTCTCCCTTACCAACCTCGTGCGCGAGACCATCCTGTCCGAGGACGACCTCGCCACGCCGGTGCGGATGACGGCGTTGACGCCGTGCTTCCGGGCCGAGGCGGGGTCGGCGGGGCGCGATACGCGCGGGCTGATCCGTCAGCACCAGTTCTCCAAGGTCGAGATGGTGTCGATTGCACGGCCGGAGGACTCAGACGCCGAGCATGAGCGGATGACGAAATGTGCAGAGGCCGTGCTGAAGGCGCTGGAGCTGCCGTTCCGGCGGATGCTGCTGTGCAGGGGCGACATGGGCTTTTCGGCGCAGAAGACCTTCGACCTGGAGGTCTGGCTGCCCAGCCAGGGGACCTATCGCGAGATCAGCAGCTGCTCGAACTGCGGCGACTTCCAGGCGCGGCGCATGGATGCGCGGTTCAAGCGGGCCGGCGAGAAGAAGACCGAGTTCGTCCATACGCTGAACGGCTCGGGCCTGGCGGTCGGCCGGACGCTGGTGGCGATCATGGAAAACTATCAGCAGGACGACGGACGGATCGCCGTGCCGAAGGTGTTGCAGCCCTATATGGGCGGTGTGGAGTTCGTGGGCGGCTGA
- a CDS encoding pyridoxal phosphate-dependent aminotransferase, whose translation MSSLQSSALARVKPSATIAVTAQARKLKAEGRDVIGLGAGEPDFDTPENIKQAAIDAINRGETKYTDADGMPELKAAIVAKFKRENALDYTAAHIHVAPGGKPVIFNALVATLNPGDEVIVPAPYWVSYPDMVLLAGGEPVTVVGEEKDGFKLLPAVLEAAITPRTKWLILNSPSNPTGAAYTRAELEALAEVLRRHPHVWVLTDDMYEHLVYGDFEYTTIAQVAPDLIDRTLTVNGVSKAYAMTGWRIGYAGGPKPLIDLMRKVASQTTSNPSSISQWAAVEALNGPQDFIPERKAAFEKRRDLVVSMLNQAAGVTCATPEGAFYVYPSIAALIGKTTETGVVIDGDSTFAAELLNAEGVAVVQGEAFGLSPYFRISYATSDAVLEEACTRIQRFTASLR comes from the coding sequence ATGTCCAGCCTGCAATCTTCCGCCCTCGCCCGCGTCAAGCCCTCGGCCACCATCGCCGTCACCGCGCAGGCCCGGAAGCTTAAAGCCGAAGGTCGCGACGTGATCGGCCTGGGCGCCGGCGAACCGGACTTCGACACCCCCGAAAATATCAAACAGGCCGCGATCGACGCGATCAACCGCGGCGAGACGAAATACACCGACGCCGACGGCATGCCCGAACTGAAGGCGGCCATCGTGGCCAAGTTCAAGCGCGAAAACGCTCTCGACTATACGGCGGCCCACATCCACGTCGCGCCGGGCGGCAAACCCGTCATCTTCAACGCCCTGGTCGCCACGCTGAACCCCGGCGACGAAGTCATCGTGCCCGCCCCCTACTGGGTCAGCTATCCCGACATGGTGCTGCTGGCCGGCGGGGAGCCCGTGACCGTGGTTGGCGAGGAGAAGGACGGTTTCAAGCTGCTGCCGGCCGTGCTGGAGGCCGCGATCACGCCCCGCACCAAGTGGCTGATCCTGAACAGCCCGTCCAACCCCACCGGCGCCGCCTACACCCGCGCCGAACTGGAAGCCTTGGCCGAGGTCCTGCGTCGCCACCCCCACGTTTGGGTGCTGACGGACGACATGTACGAGCACCTCGTCTATGGCGACTTCGAGTACACCACCATCGCCCAGGTGGCGCCGGACCTAATCGATCGCACCCTGACGGTCAACGGCGTCTCCAAGGCATATGCCATGACTGGCTGGCGCATCGGCTACGCCGGCGGGCCCAAGCCGCTAATCGATCTCATGCGCAAGGTGGCCAGCCAGACCACGTCCAATCCGTCCAGCATCAGCCAGTGGGCGGCCGTCGAGGCGCTGAACGGCCCGCAGGACTTCATTCCCGAGCGCAAGGCCGCATTCGAGAAGCGCCGCGATCTGGTCGTGTCGATGCTCAACCAGGCGGCTGGCGTCACCTGCGCCACGCCCGAGGGCGCGTTCTACGTCTATCCGTCGATCGCCGCACTGATCGGCAAGACCACGGAAACGGGCGTGGTCATCGACGGCGATTCCACCTTCGCCGCCGAACTGCTGAACGCCGAGGGCGTCGCCGTCGTCCAGGGCGAGGCTTTTGGCCTCAGCCCCTATTTCCGCATCAGCTACGCCACCTCGGACGCCGTGCTGGAAGAAGCCTGCACCCGCATCCAGCGCTTCACCGCCTCGCTGCGCTGA
- the secF gene encoding protein translocase subunit SecF, giving the protein MAMRGWPLIKLLPQKTNFHFVKYARFAGVLSVILCVAAIVSCFYPGLNMGIDFRGGASMEVSKPAGQTIELDRVREAVNGLNLGDVQVQGIARRDTNVDDGSTAILRFQVPEGRDQTQVVNQVEGAISGAVGQVNYSGVSVVGSKVSGELFTSGLLALGVAIGLMFLYIWFRFEPQFGFGAVVGLLHDVILTFGLIVLFKLEFSLNMVAAVLTVIGYSMNDTVVVFDRLRENLRKYKTMPLRDVIDLSLNETLSRTIITGVTAVMVLAALAIFGGEALFGFSIALMFGIIIGTYSSIYVGAPIILLWGVKRGALADEAKPVKLGMASRP; this is encoded by the coding sequence ATGGCGATGCGTGGATGGCCCCTCATCAAACTGCTGCCGCAGAAGACGAATTTTCACTTCGTCAAATATGCGCGGTTCGCCGGCGTTCTGTCGGTGATCCTGTGCGTCGCGGCGATCGTGTCCTGCTTCTATCCCGGCCTGAACATGGGCATCGACTTCCGGGGCGGCGCCTCGATGGAAGTGTCCAAGCCGGCGGGCCAGACGATCGAGCTGGATCGGGTCCGCGAGGCCGTGAACGGCCTGAACCTGGGCGACGTCCAGGTTCAGGGCATCGCGCGCCGCGACACCAATGTCGATGACGGCTCGACCGCCATTCTTCGCTTCCAGGTGCCGGAAGGCCGCGATCAGACCCAGGTGGTCAACCAGGTCGAGGGCGCCATCAGCGGCGCGGTCGGTCAGGTCAACTATTCGGGCGTCAGCGTCGTCGGCTCCAAGGTGTCGGGCGAGCTGTTCACCTCGGGCCTGTTGGCTCTGGGCGTCGCGATCGGCCTGATGTTCCTGTACATCTGGTTCCGGTTCGAGCCGCAGTTCGGTTTCGGCGCCGTGGTTGGTCTGCTGCACGACGTGATCCTGACGTTCGGGCTGATCGTGCTGTTCAAGCTGGAGTTCAGCCTGAACATGGTCGCCGCCGTCCTGACCGTCATCGGCTATTCGATGAACGACACCGTCGTCGTGTTCGACCGCCTTCGCGAGAACCTGCGCAAGTACAAGACCATGCCGCTGCGCGACGTGATCGACCTGTCGCTGAACGAGACCTTGTCGCGGACCATCATCACCGGCGTGACCGCCGTCATGGTGCTGGCGGCCTTGGCCATCTTCGGCGGCGAGGCCCTGTTCGGCTTCTCCATCGCCCTGATGTTCGGCATCATCATCGGCACCTATTCGTCGATCTATGTCGGCGCGCCGATCATCCTGCTGTGGGGCGTCAAGCGCGGTGCCCTGGCTGACGAAGCCAAGCCTGTGAAGCTGGGCATGGCCAGCCGGCCGTAG
- a CDS encoding TVP38/TMEM64 family protein, which yields MSRFFDFLSNMEARRWRAVLATALLLGAMIALFAVGKSQLGLEAEGRLEDWLAGFRQGPWGLVAAIVVFTVSAFFGAPQFILIAACVVAFGPWFGFLYSWIATVVSAGVTYWLGRGPTARLLARHGGKTVGRLTRFVGKNAFYASFMIRNVPSAPFIVVNMAFGAARASFPGFLAGCALGVLPKTALVAFFGGSFMTAVSGDGIWTSAILAGVALAWLALMLVVRELVKRREIARGD from the coding sequence ATGAGTCGGTTTTTCGATTTCCTGTCGAACATGGAGGCGCGTCGCTGGCGCGCCGTGCTGGCGACGGCCCTGCTGCTGGGCGCGATGATCGCCCTGTTCGCTGTGGGCAAGAGCCAACTGGGGCTGGAGGCCGAAGGGCGGCTGGAAGACTGGCTGGCCGGATTCCGCCAAGGGCCTTGGGGCCTGGTCGCCGCCATCGTGGTGTTCACGGTCTCGGCTTTCTTTGGGGCGCCGCAGTTCATCTTGATCGCCGCCTGCGTCGTGGCGTTCGGGCCGTGGTTTGGCTTCCTCTACAGCTGGATCGCGACGGTCGTGTCGGCGGGCGTGACCTATTGGCTGGGACGCGGACCCACGGCGCGGCTGCTGGCGCGGCACGGCGGCAAGACGGTCGGACGGCTGACGCGGTTCGTCGGCAAGAACGCCTTCTACGCCAGCTTCATGATCCGCAACGTGCCCTCTGCGCCGTTCATCGTCGTCAACATGGCGTTCGGGGCGGCGAGGGCGTCTTTCCCGGGCTTTCTGGCGGGGTGCGCGCTGGGCGTATTGCCGAAGACAGCTCTGGTCGCCTTCTTTGGCGGATCGTTCATGACGGCGGTCAGCGGTGACGGCATCTGGACCTCGGCCATACTGGCTGGCGTGGCGCTGGCCTGGCTGGCGCTGATGCTGGTGGTGCGTGAACTGGTCAAGCGGCGCGAGATCGCGCGCGGCGACTGA
- a CDS encoding peptidoglycan DD-metalloendopeptidase family protein, giving the protein MISGWMRAVLVAGAALSTAACISYPSEPRYSTHANPAPAYGPGQGVYTQQPAYPNAGQNSNQPYRPAPYESPPPATAPIGQVDGGALPPTVNVGPSQPTYQPPASQPPAYTPPSYPSSSAPVRPGAAYVIQPGDTISGVGRRFQTPVQTLIDLNGLGPRGAITTGQRIILPEAAVDTGRDPYATGASPVGVLVPNNGAVPPPPPPPSGNAALPVQTRPVEQTNAAGAAAGQPNLLWPVRGDIVRRFGPVGMGERNNGINIGASAGATVSASAAGRVAYVGSDLVGQGLTVLIVHANGWRTVYGHLGSATVKDGDDVRAGQQIGTVGLTAGDGRPSIHFETRQMRGDDPVAVDPLTVLPR; this is encoded by the coding sequence ATGATTTCGGGCTGGATGAGAGCGGTTCTGGTCGCGGGGGCGGCGTTGAGCACGGCGGCCTGCATCAGCTATCCTTCGGAGCCGCGCTATTCGACGCATGCGAACCCGGCGCCGGCCTATGGTCCGGGGCAGGGCGTCTATACTCAGCAGCCGGCCTATCCGAACGCCGGCCAGAATTCGAACCAGCCCTATCGGCCGGCCCCCTATGAATCGCCGCCGCCCGCGACGGCGCCGATCGGTCAGGTGGACGGCGGAGCCTTGCCGCCTACGGTCAATGTCGGTCCGAGCCAACCGACCTATCAGCCGCCGGCGTCGCAGCCGCCCGCCTATACGCCGCCGTCCTATCCGTCGTCGTCGGCCCCGGTGCGGCCGGGCGCGGCCTATGTGATCCAACCGGGCGACACGATCTCGGGCGTGGGGCGCCGCTTCCAGACCCCGGTGCAGACGCTGATCGACCTGAACGGCCTGGGCCCGCGCGGGGCGATCACGACGGGCCAGCGAATCATCCTGCCTGAAGCGGCGGTGGATACCGGCCGCGATCCTTATGCGACCGGCGCCTCGCCCGTCGGCGTGCTGGTGCCCAACAACGGCGCCGTGCCGCCGCCCCCGCCGCCGCCCTCGGGCAATGCGGCGCTGCCGGTCCAGACGCGACCTGTCGAACAGACCAACGCCGCCGGCGCCGCTGCCGGTCAGCCGAACCTGCTGTGGCCCGTGCGCGGCGACATCGTGCGGCGTTTCGGCCCGGTCGGCATGGGCGAGCGGAACAACGGCATCAATATCGGCGCCTCGGCCGGCGCGACGGTCAGCGCCTCTGCGGCCGGGCGCGTGGCCTATGTCGGCAGCGATCTGGTGGGGCAGGGGCTGACGGTGCTGATCGTGCACGCCAACGGCTGGCGCACGGTCTATGGCCATCTGGGTTCGGCGACGGTCAAGGATGGCGACGACGTGCGCGCGGGCCAGCAGATCGGCACCGTGGGGCTGACGGCCGGTGACGGACGCCCCTCGATCCACTTCGAGACCCGTCAGATGCGCGGCGACGATCCGGTCGCCGTCGATCCTTTGACAGTGTTGCCCAGGTAG
- a CDS encoding protein-L-isoaspartate(D-aspartate) O-methyltransferase: MNLHDDRAGRLILSLRQQGVTDPRVLKAMESIDRAVFVHEKFLDQAWEDQALPIDCAQTISQPYIVGLMTQALEVQARHRVLEIGTGSGYQCAVLSRLARYVYSVERYRSLLVEAETRLRVLKIENVITKHGDGGLGWAEQAPFDRIMVTAASPTEPTELLKQLKPNGVLVAPVGRTSVQMLHRYVGQGDGSFHRESLTEVRFVPLVEGTAKEG; this comes from the coding sequence ATGAACCTGCACGACGACCGGGCCGGGCGGCTGATCCTGTCGCTGCGGCAGCAGGGGGTCACGGATCCGCGCGTGCTGAAGGCGATGGAGAGCATCGACCGCGCGGTCTTCGTGCATGAGAAGTTTCTGGATCAGGCGTGGGAGGATCAGGCCCTGCCGATCGACTGTGCCCAGACGATCAGCCAGCCCTATATCGTCGGACTGATGACTCAGGCGCTGGAGGTGCAGGCGCGTCATCGGGTTTTGGAGATCGGCACGGGCAGCGGATACCAGTGCGCGGTGCTGAGCCGATTGGCGCGGTATGTCTATTCGGTGGAGCGGTATCGCAGTCTGCTGGTCGAGGCGGAAACCCGATTGCGGGTGCTGAAGATCGAGAACGTCATCACCAAGCACGGCGACGGCGGCCTGGGTTGGGCCGAACAGGCGCCCTTCGACCGGATCATGGTCACGGCCGCCTCGCCGACCGAGCCGACCGAACTGCTGAAACAGCTGAAGCCGAACGGGGTGCTGGTCGCGCCTGTGGGACGCACGTCGGTGCAGATGCTGCATCGCTACGTCGGACAGGGCGACGGGTCCTTCCACCGCGAAAGCCTGACGGAAGTGCGTTTCGTGCCCCTGGTCGAGGGGACGGCGAAGGAGGGGTGA
- a CDS encoding hemerythrin domain-containing protein: MDVEVLKTQHGRIIRLASALGGIAAVLKTSDDATRARELMSALNVALTEHLAIEDGELYPVLMQSDDVSVRDLAQHYVEDMGALSGVWAHYFMEWTQARILAERDRFAGVTKGLIGALAHRVAREEDTLYPTMLAATNFDVGAHGRSRAAF; encoded by the coding sequence ATGGATGTCGAGGTTCTAAAAACGCAGCACGGCCGGATCATACGATTGGCCAGCGCCTTGGGCGGGATCGCCGCTGTTCTAAAAACATCGGATGATGCGACACGCGCCCGCGAGTTGATGAGCGCGCTGAACGTCGCCCTTACCGAGCATCTCGCGATTGAGGACGGTGAACTCTACCCTGTCCTGATGCAGTCCGACGATGTGTCGGTTCGCGACCTTGCGCAGCACTATGTCGAGGACATGGGCGCGCTCAGCGGGGTTTGGGCGCACTATTTCATGGAATGGACGCAGGCCCGGATTCTAGCGGAGCGTGACCGGTTCGCCGGTGTGACCAAGGGGTTGATCGGCGCGCTGGCGCACAGGGTCGCGCGCGAGGAAGACACGCTGTATCCGACGATGCTGGCCGCCACGAATTTCGACGTCGGCGCACATGGGCGGAGCAGGGCGGCCTTCTAG
- the secD gene encoding protein translocase subunit SecD, which translates to MIQLSRWKVILVVVAAVLGCLLAFPNLLSDQQREALPGFMPKNKLNLGLDLQGGSYLLLEVDVPAMREKRVTNLIEDVRVTLNGAGVATNGFQREAGGVVVTLANPAQGDAAFKALQQLGGQVGPGGQAERTATRLGDNRIRFAYTDAALNGMGATAVDQSIEVVRRRIDSLGTREPSITRQGADRIVVQAPGESDPSKLEEVIGQTAQLTFQMVDVENSVQDALAGRVPPDSELLQGEDGTPYLVKKRVLVSGENLTRAGVGSDQSGRPAIDFRFDGAGARRFGEATAANLQKPFAIILDGKVISAPTIQSAITSGSGQITGNFSIQEAATLVNLLNGGALPAPLNVEERRTVTAELGADAVAAGALSTAVGFAIIVLFMILAYGLLFGGVSVVGLVLNGVLIVAAMSLTQATLTLPGIAGLILTFAVAVDANVLIYERMRDEARAGRSVIASMDAGFNKAMGTIIDANLTTLVAAGIMFVFGEGPVRGFAWTLTIGVFTSVFSSVLVAQVLLGYWLKTAKPKKLPIAE; encoded by the coding sequence ATGATTCAGCTGTCGCGCTGGAAAGTCATTCTCGTCGTCGTCGCGGCCGTTCTCGGCTGTCTGCTGGCGTTCCCGAACCTGTTGTCGGATCAGCAGCGCGAGGCGCTGCCCGGCTTCATGCCCAAGAACAAGCTGAACCTGGGGCTGGACCTTCAGGGCGGTTCGTATCTGCTGCTGGAAGTCGATGTGCCGGCGATGCGCGAGAAGCGCGTCACCAACCTGATCGAAGACGTTCGGGTCACGCTGAACGGTGCGGGCGTCGCCACCAACGGCTTCCAGCGTGAAGCCGGCGGCGTGGTCGTCACCCTGGCCAATCCGGCTCAGGGCGATGCCGCGTTCAAGGCGCTGCAGCAACTGGGCGGTCAGGTCGGACCGGGCGGCCAAGCGGAACGCACCGCGACGCGTCTGGGCGATAACCGCATCCGGTTCGCCTATACCGACGCCGCGCTGAACGGCATGGGCGCGACGGCCGTGGACCAGTCGATCGAGGTGGTGCGCCGCCGGATCGACAGCCTGGGCACGCGCGAACCCTCCATCACCCGCCAGGGCGCCGACCGGATCGTGGTCCAGGCGCCGGGCGAGAGCGATCCGAGCAAGCTGGAAGAAGTCATCGGCCAGACGGCGCAGCTGACCTTCCAGATGGTGGACGTCGAGAATTCGGTCCAGGACGCCCTGGCCGGCCGTGTGCCGCCCGATTCCGAACTGCTGCAAGGCGAGGACGGCACGCCCTATCTGGTCAAGAAGCGCGTGCTGGTGTCGGGCGAGAACCTGACCCGCGCCGGCGTCGGTTCGGACCAGAGCGGCCGCCCGGCCATCGACTTCCGCTTCGACGGCGCCGGCGCGCGTCGCTTTGGTGAAGCCACCGCCGCCAACCTTCAAAAGCCCTTCGCCATCATCCTTGACGGCAAGGTCATCTCGGCCCCGACGATCCAGAGCGCGATCACCTCGGGCTCGGGTCAGATCACCGGCAACTTCTCGATCCAGGAAGCGGCGACGCTGGTGAACCTGCTGAACGGGGGCGCCCTGCCGGCGCCGCTGAACGTCGAGGAGCGCCGCACCGTGACGGCCGAACTGGGTGCGGACGCGGTCGCGGCCGGCGCCCTGTCAACCGCCGTCGGCTTCGCCATCATCGTGCTGTTCATGATCCTGGCCTACGGCTTGCTGTTTGGCGGCGTGTCTGTGGTTGGCCTGGTGCTGAACGGCGTGCTGATCGTAGCGGCCATGTCGTTGACCCAGGCGACACTGACCCTGCCCGGCATCGCCGGTCTGATCCTGACCTTCGCGGTCGCGGTGGACGCCAACGTCCTGATCTACGAGCGGATGCGTGACGAGGCCCGGGCGGGCCGCAGCGTCATCGCCTCGATGGACGCCGGCTTCAACAAGGCCATGGGCACCATCATCGACGCCAACCTGACCACCCTGGTCGCGGCGGGCATCATGTTCGTGTTCGGCGAAGGCCCGGTTCGCGGGTTCGCCTGGACCCTGACCATCGGTGTGTTCACCTCGGTCTTCTCGTCGGTCCTGGTCGCCCAGGTCCTGCTCGGCTACTGGCTCAAGACGGCCAAGCCCAAAAAACTGCCGATCGCGGAGTGA